In Streptomyces sp. NBC_00344, the genomic window GGAGCGGACGCAGGTAGTCGCCCCTCTGTACGGATGCGCCTGGTGTGCTGACGCGTCAGATGAAGTGCGGCGGCGCGCTCCTGCCCGGCGCTGCCCTCCGTTGGGGCCGCGCAACCGCCGCTGCGCAGTCCGTCGTCCCGCCGGGCTCACGCTCGGCGGGACGGAGCGGGGCGGGCCCCCGGGTGGCGGCTTCCCTTCAGAGCCCCGTGCTCAGCCGCGGGGCAGCGTCGTTGACTGCACCCCCTTCAGGGTGGTCCAGTCATTGGAGGCGATGCTGGCGTGTGCGGAGGCCAGTTGGGCCAGACGCGCCCGCGCGTCGGCCTCGGGCGGGTTCTTGTCGTCGAGCGCCGGTGCGACGTTCTGGGCGTCGGTCATCACCAGCAGGTAGTGATGGCTGTCGTACCAGGAGGTGTCGACCGTGCCGTTGAGGTAGGTGGCGGCGTCACCGTCGAAGAAGACGAACCAGGGTCGGACCGTCGTGTCCGCGTACCTCGAACGCGGGTCGCCTGCTTGGGCGTTGTGGACGGCGGGGAAGATCTGGGCCTGTCCGGTCCTGCCCGCGGTGTGCAGATCGCGCAGATAGCCCGCGTACTCACGGTCGGTCCACAGTGAATCGAGGGGGTTGCTCTCCTCGACCGTGCCAGGAATGATCTCCAGGATCACCTTCCCCGCGAGCTGTGAGCGGGTCGGCCAGTTTCCTGCGGTGGCCGCCTCGTCCAGCGAGGCGTACTGGCCCCCGTCCGGCTTCGCCAGCAGATCGGCAGGACGGAAGACGGTGGAGCCGAGGTGTGCGGCGACCGCCTGGTCCAACTGGGCGGGGCCCATACCCAGGTTGGACTGGAAGCCCGCCTTCATCTCCAGTTTGAGCACGAGCGGCGCGTGCCCCGGGTGGGCCGCCAGCCACACCCGGACATCGTCCAGGCAGCTCTCGAGATCCTTGTTGGCGCCGCCCGTGTAGAGCTGGCCGGCGGAGGAGGCGTTGACGCAGTTGTTGCTGTTGCCCAGCGGATTGGAGTGGCTGACCTTCCACTCCTTGGTGATCACGTCGTCCCACACGTCGAGTTCGATCATCGAAGTGCCGGTGTCCAGAGCCTGCGCGAGATAGGAGAAGGCGGCAGGGTCATAGGTGTTGTGCAGCCCCGAGGAAGTGCCCCGGGACAGCGGGAGCGCGTCAGTGCCGGCCGCCGCGGCGCCGGTGCCGCCGGACGCGCCGAGCACCAGGCAGGCAGCGGCCGCGCCGAGCAGTGCGGTGCGCAGGGGAAGGGGGATGGTTCTGAACCGTTGACCTGACACATGTCCTCCTGTGGGGGATGGCTCTCCGTCAGGACCGTGACAGTCGCGGGTGAATCGACGGAGACATGTCAAGCAACACAAACTGGAATCCCTTTGTCACCCCCTTGAACAAGCCGAACCGCGGTTACTCCGCCGGCAGCCGTTCACCGCACCGGCTGCAGAAGGCCGCGCCGGATTCCTGAGCGAGGCGGCCGCAGTTGGGGCAGACCAGGTTCAGCAGGCATGCCGCCTCACCGCCCTCGCGCTCCCCGGGGGCCGAAGCGATCGTCAGGCCGGTTCGGCGCCGGTGCACGGTGAGATACACCAGTCCATCGGATCCCGCGGACAGTGCTCGCCGCGTGCCGTGCGGCAGCCAGGCGATCCCGCCCGGAACGAGCTGCTGCCCGGCGGCGCCGGTCTGCAGCACCCCCTGCCCCGCGAGCACACACAGCAGTACATCCAGGTCGGGTTCGACATGCCCTGCCACCTCGGAGTCAGGTGCCAGGCGAATCACGTTGCCGTCCAGTTGGCGGCCCGGTTCGGCGAGCCGCCACAGCGCCCCGCGCTGTTCGGCGGACGCGTCCCGGATGAGACCTGCCGTATCGGCGATGACTCCTGGGGCGTAGGTCGAGGACAACGCATGCTCCCGCTGTGGTCGTTCGGCTGACGCGGAAATGCTACGCCCGACGGCCGTGACGGACCTGATCGTGGCACGACGGCGGCCGGGAGCGCTGTGACCGTACGGCCGGTTCAGTGCCGCTCCGGTACCGCCGCGTGATCCTCCCGGCCGGTGCTTGTGGACCTGTGACGCGCGCTCAGCCGCCGACGCCCAGCCGCCGGTGCGCATCCGTCGGTTCGTCCAGCTGATGGGTGGTGTCCTGGTGCAGCAGGCCGATCAGACGGTCGGCCTCGGCCCGGGTCAGATGGAGGAGCAGGGCGTCCTCGGGGCGTGCGGGTCCGGGCGGGGCGACGACCAGTCGTGCGGTGCTGGCTCCGGCCGAGTCCGTGGTGAAGGAAGGAGGGAAGGCCAGGCGCCAGTTGATGAACGCATCCCTGAGCCGGCCATGGGGAGAGCCGAGGTCGCGCGCGACCCAGCCCGTCGTCACCTGAGCGAGATGATCCAGTCTCTGTGAGTGTGTCACCGCTCAATAGTGGCCTCCCGTTTCGCCGTGCGCCCGCCGGCAACGCCCGCAGGGTGAAGGGCATCGGCCGTACGGACGCGGCCGGGCGCCCTGCCCGCCCGGCCGGGCAGGTCGCGTGGGGGCGGCCGTCGGGTGGGGTCAGTTAGGCGCAGCGGTCCCGGCCGGGGCGACCCTCTCGGCCGATGGCACGGGTCCGGGCGGTGTGCCGTCGCCGAACGGACGGCCGCCCAGCTCCTCGCGGTGGTGCGGGGCCAGCCAGCCCGAGGTATCCGGGCCGAGCGGCACGATTCGCGTCGGGTTGATGCCGGAGTGCACCTGGTAGTAGTGCCGCTTGATGTGGTCGAAGTCGACCGTGTCGCCGAACCCCGGTGTCTGGTAGAGGTCCCTGCTGTACGCCCAAAGAACCGGGTCCTCGGACAGTTTCGACCGGTTGCACTTGAAGTGTCCGTGGTAGACGGCGTCGAACCGCACCAGGGTGGTGAACAGCCGGATGTCCGCTTCGGTGATGGTGTCGCCCACGAGGTAGCGGCGGTCCTTCAGCCGTTCCGACACCAGATCGAGGCGCCGGAAGACATCTCGGTAGGCGTCCTCGTACTCGCTCTGCTCCGCGGCGAAGCCCGCCCGGTACACCCCGTTGTTGACGTCGCGGTAGATCCCCTCCATGACCTCGTCGATCTCGCCGCGCAGCGCCTCCGGATACAGGTCGGGCGCTCCGGGCCGGTGAAACGCCGTCCATTCGGTGGCGAGGTCGAGGGTGATCTGCTGGAAGTCGTTGGTGACCAGCTTTCCGCTGGGCACATCGACGATCGCGGGAACGCTGACTCCACCGGGGTAGCCCGTTTCCCGGGCGTCGTACGCCTCGCCGAGGAACCTGATGCCGAGCACCGGATCCCTGCCGTCCGGGTCCAGGGTGAAGCGCCAGCTGCGATCGTCCTGGATGGGGTCGGCGACGGCGAGCGAGAGTGCGTCCTCAAGACCGAGAAGACGCCGGGAGACCAGTGCGCGGCTGGCCCACGGGCAGGCCCGGCTGGCCACCAGCCGGTAGCGGCCGGCCTCGGCCGGCCAGCCGTGCCTTCCGTCCGCGGTGATGCGGTCCGCGAAATGACTCCTGGACCGCTTGAACGGCTTCTGTCCGTACCCTTCGTTGCCGTCCTTGCCGCTGCCGGTGGCCTGGTTCATCGCCTGCGCCTTCCGTTCGCTGAAGCCCCGCGTGGTGCTGTTACGTCTTCCACGTCTCTCCAGGCTGACACCGATCCGTCCGCAGCCACACTCGGCAGCCGGGCACGACCGCAGTGCCGCGGCCGGCTCCGGCGCCGGGCGGGTCAGCGGCGGGCGAACCCCGCCCCCGGCAGAGCGGGGGCGGCCGGCGAGCGGCGGCCGGAGGCGTGGCGGGTGCGGCTCTGCAGCGCCGCACGCAGCGGCGGGCCGAGGATTCTGTGCACATCGGCCACGGACAGGCGGGCGGTCGAGGGCAGTGGGTTGAGGTATCGGGTGAAGATGAGCCCACCGATCACGGTGACGGCCGCGACGGCCCGCTCTGTCGCGTCCTGGCCGCCCAGAAATTCAGCAAGCCGGCCGAGGACCTCGTG contains:
- a CDS encoding phosphatidylinositol-specific phospholipase C domain-containing protein is translated as MSGQRFRTIPLPLRTALLGAAAACLVLGASGGTGAAAAGTDALPLSRGTSSGLHNTYDPAAFSYLAQALDTGTSMIELDVWDDVITKEWKVSHSNPLGNSNNCVNASSAGQLYTGGANKDLESCLDDVRVWLAAHPGHAPLVLKLEMKAGFQSNLGMGPAQLDQAVAAHLGSTVFRPADLLAKPDGGQYASLDEAATAGNWPTRSQLAGKVILEIIPGTVEESNPLDSLWTDREYAGYLRDLHTAGRTGQAQIFPAVHNAQAGDPRSRYADTTVRPWFVFFDGDAATYLNGTVDTSWYDSHHYLLVMTDAQNVAPALDDKNPPEADARARLAQLASAHASIASNDWTTLKGVQSTTLPRG
- a CDS encoding glutathione S-transferase family protein; this encodes MNQATGSGKDGNEGYGQKPFKRSRSHFADRITADGRHGWPAEAGRYRLVASRACPWASRALVSRRLLGLEDALSLAVADPIQDDRSWRFTLDPDGRDPVLGIRFLGEAYDARETGYPGGVSVPAIVDVPSGKLVTNDFQQITLDLATEWTAFHRPGAPDLYPEALRGEIDEVMEGIYRDVNNGVYRAGFAAEQSEYEDAYRDVFRRLDLVSERLKDRRYLVGDTITEADIRLFTTLVRFDAVYHGHFKCNRSKLSEDPVLWAYSRDLYQTPGFGDTVDFDHIKRHYYQVHSGINPTRIVPLGPDTSGWLAPHHREELGGRPFGDGTPPGPVPSAERVAPAGTAAPN